A region of Maridesulfovibrio sp. DNA encodes the following proteins:
- a CDS encoding HD domain-containing protein: MNKLLTDLKREAKAMASALPVPIFYRDLETQIEFARDMFFDHPLIIRLQEDVLPFLYDEYAHGIYHSKKVAIEAGAIILKEGEDMDGDRVRELVLLAQFCGLLHDCCRLDENHALRGSETSKVILSNYPLSERSKELIAESIARHEAFKPEQPIENDPELKLLSGALYDADKFRWGPDNFSTTLWEICDYEDWTVEEIIEKFPKGLEVIKSIESTFRTNTGKEYGPEMIAQGINIGSAIYEKLVEFSKDPKYLPQEEPERLV, encoded by the coding sequence ATGAATAAGCTGCTTACCGACCTAAAAAGAGAAGCAAAGGCAATGGCCTCGGCCCTGCCAGTCCCGATCTTTTACCGGGACCTTGAAACACAGATAGAATTTGCACGGGACATGTTTTTCGACCACCCGTTGATTATCAGGTTGCAGGAAGATGTTCTTCCTTTTCTTTACGACGAATATGCCCACGGCATCTACCATTCTAAAAAGGTAGCCATAGAGGCCGGGGCAATCATCCTCAAGGAAGGCGAAGATATGGACGGCGACCGGGTCCGCGAGCTGGTTCTGCTGGCCCAGTTCTGCGGTCTTCTTCACGATTGCTGCCGTCTGGACGAAAACCATGCCCTGCGCGGCTCAGAAACCTCCAAGGTAATTCTGAGCAACTACCCGCTTTCCGAACGAAGCAAAGAACTTATCGCCGAATCCATCGCCCGGCACGAAGCATTCAAACCGGAACAGCCCATTGAAAATGATCCGGAGCTGAAACTGCTCAGCGGTGCACTTTACGATGCGGACAAATTCCGCTGGGGACCGGACAACTTTTCCACCACCCTCTGGGAGATTTGCGATTACGAAGACTGGACCGTTGAGGAAATTATCGAAAAATTCCCCAAAGGTCTTGAAGTTATCAAATCCATCGAATCCACCTTCAGGACCAATACCGGTAAAGAGTACGGCCCGGAAATGATCGCTCAGGGCATCAATATCGGTTCGGCAATCTACGAAAAGCTGGTTGAATTTTCAAAAGATCCCAAATACCTCCCGCAGGAAGAACCCGAAAGGCTTGTATGA
- a CDS encoding RNA polymerase factor sigma-32: protein MSSKKETLELEPVENEEVKLPPKDDFLPTPRAKGEVATKDPLHLYLQEISRFPLLEPDEEFQLAKRVQENGDQQAAFRLVSSHLRLVVKIAMDFQRRWMQNVLDLIQEGNVGLMKAVNKFDPDKGIKFSYYAAFWIKAYILKYIMDNWRMVKIGTTQTQRKLFYNLNKERQRLQALGFDPTTSELSKNLNVSEEEITEMDQRLAKNDLSLNLKFGEDSEATRMDFLPDLGPGVEETLANKEISTLLLDQLRAIVPNLNDKEQVILNDRLLSDSPRTLREIGEEFGVTRERVRQIEARLLKKLREHLAESVKDFSQDWIPENE from the coding sequence ATGTCATCAAAAAAAGAGACGTTAGAACTTGAACCTGTTGAAAATGAAGAGGTAAAACTTCCCCCTAAGGATGACTTCCTGCCTACACCAAGGGCAAAAGGAGAAGTCGCAACCAAGGATCCCCTTCATTTATATCTGCAGGAAATCAGCCGCTTTCCGCTGCTGGAACCGGACGAAGAATTTCAGCTTGCCAAACGGGTTCAGGAAAACGGGGACCAGCAGGCTGCATTCAGGCTTGTATCCTCGCATTTGAGGCTGGTGGTCAAGATCGCTATGGATTTCCAGCGCCGCTGGATGCAGAATGTGCTCGATCTCATTCAGGAGGGCAACGTGGGTCTGATGAAGGCCGTGAATAAATTTGATCCCGACAAAGGCATCAAATTTTCTTACTATGCTGCCTTCTGGATCAAAGCCTACATCCTGAAATACATCATGGACAACTGGCGCATGGTCAAAATAGGAACCACCCAGACCCAGCGCAAACTTTTTTACAACCTCAACAAAGAAAGGCAGAGATTACAAGCCCTTGGCTTTGATCCGACGACTTCTGAGCTTTCGAAAAATCTGAACGTCAGCGAAGAGGAAATTACGGAAATGGACCAGCGTCTGGCCAAAAACGATCTTTCCCTGAACCTTAAGTTCGGTGAAGATTCCGAGGCCACACGCATGGATTTTCTGCCTGATCTCGGCCCCGGAGTTGAAGAAACCCTTGCCAACAAGGAGATTTCCACATTACTTCTTGACCAGCTCAGGGCAATTGTTCCAAATCTCAATGATAAGGAACAGGTAATCCTGAACGACCGCCTTTTGTCCGATTCTCCCAGAACACTCAGAGAAATCGGTGAAGAGTTCGGGGTAACAAGGGAAAGAGTTCGCCAGATTGAAGCAAGACTGCTGAAAAAATTGAGGGAACATCTGGCTGAATCAGTTAAAGACTTTTCACAGGACTGGATACCTGAAAATGAATAA
- a CDS encoding homocysteine S-methyltransferase family protein yields MPDFRKALSDGKIYFFDGGYGTFLQSRGLPAGMSPELFGLQSPDVIKSVHKDYVDAGANVLTTNTFGGSRPKLGADVDVTGLNREMALLARSVAGDNVFVAGSVGPTGHFVQPLGEMTFKEMVEIYKEQISGLVEGGVDLILGETHFDLAEARAVVIAAREVCSLPVALSMTFESPNACLTGTSPATFIDTMQNMGVELMGTNCSAGPEQILEVLKNMQPRLSSPLLVEANAGLPELDENRNTVFRLQPELFAEQSVKFVDVGAKFIGGCCGTGPDHIRALRQAVGDASWKRPVPQDDCQMVLTSRAQTVKIGFEQRGVIIGERINPTGKKVLIEELQKGQFTQAMKFAEEQLSVGAPVLDVNVGAPMVDEVEILPALVKEIFSQHSAPLSIDSTNADAVEAALWEYPGSPLVNSISGEPGRMERLGPLCRKFGAPFILLPIVGSKLPITCAEKVEVVSELLKQADDLGIPRRLIMVDALALTVSSKPMAARHCLDFIKHCREEWNLPTVLGLSNISFGLPARELLNSSFLTLCQGQGMCAFISNPNSVRLREALYANEVMLARDPQAEQYIERYADWTPSGDGGQFGAAGGAKKADKSGAENLFDAVVKGDRGSIVALVERDLEGGREPFELVNQELIPAIMEVGEKYERKEYFLPQLLQSAETLQKGFEKLKPLLEASGDAEEKVTIVMATVEGDIHDIGKNIVCLMLKNHGYNVVDLGKDVPATTIVDAAEEHGAKIVGLSALMTTTMVKMEETINLIKERNLNIKVMIGGAVITGGFCESIGADGWSTDAVAAVKVAKNLLQ; encoded by the coding sequence ATGCCTGATTTTCGCAAAGCCCTCAGTGACGGGAAAATATATTTTTTCGACGGTGGATACGGAACCTTTTTGCAAAGCAGAGGGCTGCCTGCTGGTATGTCTCCGGAACTTTTCGGTTTGCAGAGTCCCGATGTAATTAAATCCGTTCATAAAGATTACGTGGATGCCGGGGCCAATGTGCTGACCACCAACACCTTCGGCGGCAGCAGGCCCAAGCTGGGTGCAGACGTAGACGTCACCGGCCTGAACCGTGAGATGGCTCTTCTGGCCCGCTCAGTTGCCGGGGACAATGTTTTTGTTGCCGGTAGTGTAGGCCCCACAGGACATTTTGTACAGCCTCTCGGTGAAATGACCTTCAAGGAAATGGTCGAAATTTACAAAGAGCAGATCAGCGGCCTTGTGGAAGGCGGAGTTGATCTGATTCTAGGCGAAACTCACTTTGACCTCGCCGAAGCAAGGGCTGTGGTCATTGCAGCCCGTGAGGTCTGTTCTTTGCCCGTGGCTTTGTCCATGACTTTTGAATCCCCGAACGCCTGCCTGACCGGAACCAGTCCGGCCACATTTATTGATACCATGCAGAATATGGGCGTTGAACTGATGGGTACCAACTGTTCAGCCGGGCCGGAACAGATTCTGGAAGTGCTGAAAAATATGCAGCCCCGACTTTCCTCTCCCCTGCTGGTGGAGGCCAATGCAGGACTTCCCGAACTGGATGAGAACCGCAACACCGTCTTCCGTCTGCAGCCCGAACTTTTTGCCGAGCAGTCGGTAAAATTTGTAGATGTAGGTGCAAAATTTATTGGTGGTTGCTGCGGAACCGGACCGGACCATATCCGCGCCCTGCGACAGGCCGTGGGCGATGCTTCGTGGAAACGTCCTGTACCGCAGGATGATTGCCAGATGGTGCTGACTTCCCGCGCACAGACCGTAAAGATCGGTTTTGAGCAGCGCGGCGTGATCATCGGCGAGCGCATCAACCCCACCGGAAAAAAGGTACTTATTGAAGAATTGCAGAAAGGGCAGTTTACTCAGGCCATGAAGTTTGCTGAAGAGCAGTTGTCAGTAGGCGCGCCTGTTCTGGATGTGAACGTGGGGGCTCCCATGGTTGATGAGGTTGAAATTCTGCCCGCGCTGGTCAAGGAAATTTTCTCCCAGCACTCAGCACCGCTGTCCATTGATTCCACCAATGCGGATGCTGTTGAAGCAGCCCTCTGGGAATACCCCGGTTCTCCGCTGGTTAATTCCATCAGTGGCGAACCCGGACGCATGGAACGTCTGGGACCTTTGTGCAGGAAATTCGGTGCGCCTTTTATCCTGTTGCCTATTGTCGGCAGCAAGCTGCCCATCACCTGCGCTGAAAAGGTGGAGGTTGTCTCCGAACTGCTTAAGCAGGCTGATGATCTTGGCATTCCGCGCAGACTTATTATGGTTGACGCGCTGGCGCTAACCGTTTCCTCCAAGCCCATGGCCGCACGCCATTGCCTTGATTTTATCAAGCATTGCCGCGAGGAATGGAACCTGCCCACCGTGCTGGGGCTCTCCAATATTTCTTTCGGTCTCCCGGCCCGCGAACTGCTTAACTCCAGCTTCCTGACCCTTTGTCAGGGACAGGGCATGTGTGCGTTTATTTCCAACCCCAACTCGGTGCGTCTGCGTGAAGCGCTTTATGCCAACGAAGTCATGCTTGCCCGTGATCCTCAAGCCGAGCAGTACATTGAGCGTTACGCTGATTGGACTCCCTCCGGTGACGGCGGTCAATTCGGGGCTGCAGGAGGCGCTAAGAAAGCCGATAAGTCCGGGGCTGAAAATCTTTTTGATGCAGTAGTCAAGGGTGACCGGGGATCAATTGTAGCCCTTGTTGAACGTGACCTTGAAGGCGGACGTGAGCCTTTTGAGCTGGTTAATCAGGAACTCATCCCGGCGATTATGGAAGTTGGTGAGAAGTACGAACGCAAAGAATATTTCCTGCCCCAGCTTCTGCAGTCCGCTGAAACTCTGCAGAAAGGGTTTGAAAAACTCAAGCCCCTGCTCGAAGCTTCCGGTGATGCCGAGGAAAAAGTAACCATAGTCATGGCGACTGTGGAAGGCGATATTCATGACATCGGCAAAAACATTGTCTGCCTGATGCTCAAGAACCACGGATACAATGTCGTTGACCTCGGGAAAGACGTTCCCGCAACAACCATTGTTGATGCTGCTGAAGAGCATGGAGCAAAAATCGTCGGTCTTTCCGCACTGATGACCACCACCATGGTCAAGATGGAAGAGACCATCAACTTGATTAAAGAACGCAATCTGAACATCAAGGTCATGATCGGCGGTGCAGTTATCACCGGGGGATTCTGCGAATCCATCGGTGCGGACGGTTGGTCCACGGATGCCGTTGCTGCGGTAAAAGTCGCCAAAAACCTGCTGCAATAA
- a CDS encoding TlpA disulfide reductase family protein: MKVYMKTSILLVLLLVLSVGCKKAETAEGVDTINAQGIQDIIAKNKGKVILVNFWATWCPPCRAEIPELIELRKNFSDDELVMIGVSVDESSDLVNDFMHSDIEFNYPVYFAADDVGGAFRIQSIPRTMLYDTAGKRVFDKEGSYPGAMFERYIKKMLKDR; the protein is encoded by the coding sequence ATGAAAGTATATATGAAAACGAGTATCCTGCTAGTGCTGCTGCTTGTTCTTTCGGTCGGCTGCAAGAAGGCTGAGACCGCTGAAGGTGTTGATACCATCAATGCTCAAGGGATTCAGGATATTATCGCCAAAAATAAAGGGAAAGTCATACTGGTCAATTTCTGGGCAACATGGTGTCCTCCCTGTCGGGCGGAAATTCCGGAGTTGATCGAACTGCGTAAGAATTTCTCTGATGATGAGCTGGTGATGATCGGTGTTTCCGTTGATGAAAGCAGCGATCTGGTGAATGATTTCATGCATAGTGACATTGAATTCAACTATCCTGTCTATTTTGCTGCCGACGATGTGGGGGGCGCTTTCAGGATACAGTCCATCCCTAGAACCATGCTTTACGATACAGCTGGGAAGCGGGTCTTCGATAAAGAGGGCAGCTATCCCGGAGCTATGTTTGAAAGATATATAAAGAAGATGTTAAAGGATCGGTAA
- a CDS encoding N-acetyltransferase, giving the protein MVKIRKALMADAKIIHAIIKDRTKDAMVLPRPLNSIYSHLRDFFVAESDDGDIIGCCALAISWDCLAEVRSLVVVPEARGSNLGAQMVEACIQEARELGVCDVFVLTNIEKFFAKLGFVETDKHVLPQKIWADCINCPQFPDCDEIPMTIKLK; this is encoded by the coding sequence ATGGTGAAAATTAGAAAAGCGTTGATGGCTGATGCAAAGATAATCCATGCCATCATTAAAGATCGGACAAAGGACGCCATGGTTTTGCCGCGCCCTTTAAATTCCATTTACAGTCATCTGCGCGATTTTTTTGTTGCCGAGAGCGATGACGGAGACATTATCGGCTGCTGTGCACTTGCCATAAGCTGGGATTGTCTGGCAGAAGTCCGGTCTTTGGTTGTTGTGCCTGAAGCTCGCGGTTCCAATCTGGGAGCACAGATGGTGGAAGCCTGCATTCAGGAAGCGCGTGAACTTGGTGTTTGCGACGTGTTTGTTTTGACAAATATTGAGAAGTTCTTTGCAAAACTTGGTTTTGTGGAAACAGATAAGCATGTGTTGCCCCAGAAGATCTGGGCTGACTGCATCAACTGTCCCCAGTTCCCGGATTGTGATGAAATTCCAATGACTATAAAACTGAAATAA
- the hpt gene encoding hypoxanthine phosphoribosyltransferase, whose amino-acid sequence MGHSLKEVFSREIIADRIKVLGKEISETYGQEPLVCVCVLKGAYLFFADITRALSSDPEIDFVRLSSYGAGTSRTGNMNFSKDLEVSIADKHVLIIEDIVDTGHSVEFLKHVFEKRNPLSVKTCALIDKRERREIDLEVEFPGFILDHGFLVGYGMDYAEKYRYLSAVYELERA is encoded by the coding sequence ATGGGCCATAGCCTTAAAGAAGTTTTTTCTAGAGAAATAATTGCTGATAGGATCAAAGTTTTAGGCAAGGAAATTTCCGAAACCTACGGTCAGGAACCGTTGGTCTGCGTATGTGTATTGAAGGGGGCCTACCTTTTCTTTGCTGATATTACCCGCGCGCTCTCATCTGACCCTGAAATTGATTTCGTCCGTCTTTCCAGCTACGGAGCCGGAACCAGCCGCACAGGAAACATGAATTTTTCTAAAGATTTGGAAGTTTCTATTGCCGATAAGCACGTGCTGATCATCGAAGATATTGTCGATACCGGCCATTCGGTGGAGTTTCTTAAGCATGTTTTTGAAAAACGTAACCCGCTGAGCGTGAAAACCTGTGCTCTGATTGATAAAAGGGAACGTCGTGAAATTGATCTGGAAGTTGAATTTCCCGGTTTTATTCTCGATCATGGTTTTCTTGTGGGATACGGAATGGACTATGCTGAAAAATACAGGTATTTAAGTGCAGTGTATGAACTGGAAAGAGCCTGA